Proteins from one Malania oleifera isolate guangnan ecotype guangnan chromosome 4, ASM2987363v1, whole genome shotgun sequence genomic window:
- the LOC131153852 gene encoding uncharacterized protein LOC131153852, protein MKESFNTSQTTPPNPPLNTIHVQPNTNSPGAVPHNPMQPTSPYYIGSSNGSIAMLVTHTLDCSNYYSWARSMKRTLRIKNKLRFIDGIICEPSDPNDPLMKHWPRCNDIVITWMQNTMTVDIKSSTTYAETAHQLWLELEQRFAQQNAPRNF, encoded by the coding sequence atGAAGGAATCCTTCAATACCAGCCAAACCACTCCTCCAAATCCACCACTAAACACCATTCATGTGCAACCAAACACCAATTCTCCAGGAGCTGTTCCTCACAACCCAATGCAACCAACCAGTCCTTATTATATTGGCAGCAGCAATGGTTCAATTGCCATGCTTGTCACACACACCTTGGACTGCAGTAACTACTATTCTTGGGCTAGATCCATGAAGAGGACTTTGCGAATTAAGAACAAGCTCAGATTCATTGATGGTATCATCTGTGAACCTTCTGACCCCAATGATCCTCTAATGAAACATTGGCCGAGGTGCAATGATATCGTGATAACATGGATGCAGAACACAATGACAGTTGATATCAAATCTAGCACTACATATGCAGAGACTGCGCATCAGCTTTGGTTGGAGCTGGAGCAACGTTTTGCTCAGCAAAATGCTCCGAGAAATTTTTAG